CTGTGCCGGTTGTTCCCCAGAAAACGCAGGCTACTACAATACTGATTACACCACTTAATGAAGCATTATTTTTAAGCATAAAAATCCCGGTGAGCTATTGAAATCGGGGCTATTTTATTACTCTTTTATGCATAATATTTTGCTGATTGGACGGTTTTTTCTGCTTGCGGGACGCAATTATCCCGAGCTGAGGTTAATTAATTCGAAAACTTAGAAGGAGGCATGCCAAAGTACTTTGAAAAGCGCCGGCTGAATGCGGTCAGGTCTGTGTAGCCCACGGTCTCGGCAACGATCTGGACCGGGTAGTCGGTATGAAGCAAAAGCGCCTGCGCTTTTTCCATACGCAATTTGGTTATGTACTGAGTGACGGTTTGTCCGGTCTGCTGCTTAAATACGGTTTTAAACTGAGTCGGGCTCAGGTTAGCGATACCGGATAAAATGGTGACTGAAAGCACCTCCGACAGGTGAGCCTCCATATACTCAAGAACTTTCCGTATCCTTGGCTGAACCGGTTTGACTAAGCGCTGCTGCGCCATAAGCTGATAAAAAGTATCAAACATCAGACCTTCAATATCCTTATTAACCTGATAGTTCAATTGTTCTTCTACAAAGTTCAGGAAATGTAAAAGTGGCGAGCTTATAGACAAGACAATGGTGTCAGATTCAGCGATTTGTTCAGGCAGATTATCCAGATCCGCAACCACAAACCGGGCTTCGCTGTCAGCATCAAAATGATGCATCTCACCCGATTTCACCACAACGCACTCTCCGGGCGTGACCTTTCCGGAAAAAGAGCCTACCTCAATATTAATCACTCCACGCAGTGGAAGTACCAGTTGGTGAAAGCTGTGAGAGTGCCCTTTTCGCTGGCGGCTGTAGGAGCGGATAGATATTAGATTGGCCATGGATTTATAGGTAAACGTTTGTCGGTTTTAATACGGCTTTGGATATATCAAA
This genomic stretch from Vibrio sp. JC009 harbors:
- a CDS encoding helix-turn-helix domain-containing protein — encoded protein: MANLISIRSYSRQRKGHSHSFHQLVLPLRGVINIEVGSFSGKVTPGECVVVKSGEMHHFDADSEARFVVADLDNLPEQIAESDTIVLSISSPLLHFLNFVEEQLNYQVNKDIEGLMFDTFYQLMAQQRLVKPVQPRIRKVLEYMEAHLSEVLSVTILSGIANLSPTQFKTVFKQQTGQTVTQYITKLRMEKAQALLLHTDYPVQIVAETVGYTDLTAFSRRFSKYFGMPPSKFSN